A window of Osmerus mordax isolate fOsmMor3 chromosome 11, fOsmMor3.pri, whole genome shotgun sequence genomic DNA:
GCTCTGTCATTGGTTCGTCTACATATATATTCAAGCAGATTAAGTAAggacatgttaacagtttacaCAAACATTTATGGAAGATGTTGGGGCTCATAGAATCCACGTGATTGGAAAGCACTGGAGTGTCTTCAATCCATGAGGTAAGGCGCCTCTGGACCTTTGGGTGCATTataggatgggagagaggctgtCGTTTTTGGACATCTTATGAGCCTTGGGtggaaatgaataaatataataCAAAGAGACAAGACTGGGGTCGTACTAAagaaaatattattttaatgtaaGATTGTGTCGAATGGATGTCAGTAGCTAAACAGTTTCTTCAGTGTGGCATCTGATGGTAACCCTGACATAGTTACGGTACACAGGTAGAACTAGATCCATAATGAAAACATCTTATCACTTCAACACAGAAAGAGGTTCCCAAGCAGGAGAGGCGGCGCTGGAGAGCCTGGCATGGACTCGTCTCCAACATGGGGATCTTCATCGGACCTTCAGGTCTGGTGACACAACATATGGTGCTGGGTACCAGACCACCAGACCATCTACTCCCCCCAGAGCACTGCCTTGAGAAGCCCGGCTTAGAGGGGCCTCTGCCTGGCTTCATTTCCATCTTCCTGCCTGAGTTTCCACATCGTAAATTCCCTGGACAAGACCATTTTCAGGTGATTCTTTCATTCTCGTCGGAACCAGCCTGTTGTTAAATATGGTCTACTACGTGAAACATTTTCGTGAGAACACCTTTCTCATATTTCTTTGTAAGCTAAATCAAACAACCAGTTGAGATGTTGCGTGGACATATTTGAAGTTACGTTTCTTAACCCATCGATGTCACAGATCCTGGGGTTCATAGCCAAAGGATCCTTTGGCCCTATCCTGAAGGTAAAGGACAAGGCCGAGGAGAAGACCTACGCCGTCAAGGTGAACACCTCTAGATGGATTTCATcagacacatctacacacatacaACGGCCTTCTTAATTGTTTTCCTATCGTGTGTCTGTAAAGGTGCTGCCTAAGTCTGAGATCTTGAGGCATGGGGTACTGGAACAGTCAAAAGAGGAGGTCATAATCCAGGTAGGGAACACTGTCACACTAACTGGCCAACACACCCTTAAATAACTCCTCCCCCTATCAGAAATCTCATGCATTTATATAACtccttacatatatatatacagtaatatacagtatattattactgtatatgtgcatgtattAGGAATTAAGGCTTGAGTGCATTGAAATACAATTTGTGTAGGTCACCAGGCTACTGTCATACTGAGGCAGACATGTAATATCCTGTCTGAGCAGGAATTAGCTTAGCTGACTCAGTTGTTGTTGTCCAGTTGGCCCACTTGCAACAATGACCATTGACCAATCACCAATGAGGCTACACGCCTCTCTGCAGCACCTGCAATCCAGTATGTTCGAGGTCAGACCAAGGTTTGTTTACATCACTTCACCATGGAAATATTGTTTGAAGGGCCCGCTACATCTTTTACTGACATCCCAACTGTGTTTATTTGGCTTGATGCTTCTGTGTGGGTTGTCTGTTGAGGTGTGTGCTGTCTGGTCCAGAGTAGGTTGACTGTTGCCTTGTGTGTTGACTGTTGCCGTGTGTTGACTGTTGCCATGTGTGTTGACTGTTGCCATGTGTGTTGACTGTTGCCGTGTGTTGACTGTTGCCATGTGTGTTGACTGTTGCCGTGTGTTGACTGTTGCCGTGTGTTGACTGTTGCCATGTGTGTTGACTGTTGCCGTGTGTTGACTGTTGCCATGTGTGTTGACTGTTGCCATGTGTGTTGACTGTTGCATTGCAGCGGCAGGTCAGCCACCCATTCCTCCACAGTCTGCAGGACTGCTGGCAGACCCAACGCCACCTCTTCATTAGTGAGTGATAGCTAGATCCCCCCTGCCtttaaccctctcctcccctcctcacctgtctGTGGAGCTTATATCACCCTTAGCTGGACTAGTGCAAGTGGTATTGCTTTTCCTCTCTGGTTTTACTTTCCTCCGCCCGGCTGTACTCTCATTTTGGAAGCGTTATGCTGCCATCTGCTGAGTCTTTGGGGTATTGCTCACATCTCCGACATGATCGTGGCTTGGCTGCTTCCTCGTCTTCCTGCCCTGTTTCCCACTAGTGTTCCTGTCGCTCCAAAGCAACTCCAACCTGGACTTAATGTTAAGATCTTTGGTTATTACTCGATCTATGTGTATTGTAAAGTGGATTGATCCATTTTAGAAAAAGATAATCCATTTAATtccaaatgttttatttcaatTTGTTTTGACATTGTGTACTTGATTATCTAGAGTTTAATAATATATCTGTAACAGTCTCTGTTAGACTGGATGGAAATGGGAATAATCTAAGCTGGAATTGTTTCAAactgtccttttttttttgttttcccccACTCGAATATTATCTCCACCCTACCTGCTCTAAACCCTCACCTGTCCAGGCCCAAAGTGACTTCAGGAAACTTTTACGTTTCACCCAGGTTCTTCTAGTCAGGAAGAACTGTTGTTTTAACAGACGACTTCTCAGCCCCCATCCTGGTGGCAGTGTGCAGCTCTGTACAAACAGGGTCAGACACTCAGTGTTCACCGTCTCTCCCCTCAGAGTGTGACTACTGCAGCACTGGAGACCTGTACACCTACTGGCAGCTGAAGGGACAGTTCGGAGAGGACGAGGCCCGGGTGTTTGCAGCGGAGCTGGCCTGTGCTTTAGGTGAGTGGCCCAAAGTGTGGAACAGAATGTGGATGGATGTGGATATTAACTACTTACTAACcgagagtgaggtcatgccgggaaataccAAACTGAGGCTTCAACGTATCGACAGAGCGATAGCGAGGTTGATACCGCTCGTACGCtcgttgccatataataaagATATGTAGCACGCTTAACAGTCCAGGGTCGTGTTTATTGCAGAacggctatcttgttgttatgatcagtgacctatgcactttgtaaagctctctcttggaagtcgctttggataaaagcgtctgctaaatgaataaatgtaaatgtagaacggGGCATGATAAGAGTTTGGAAGGTCCTGGGGTCTGAATTAGCCAATGTAATGACTTTACCTACAAATGATTCTGTGTCATTGGTAGGTTGCCTATATGACTTTGGGATCGTCCATAGGGATGTGAAGGTACTCAACATCTGTTCTCCACAGATTTCTTTTAAAAGCTTTTCATGTGATGCATGCATATGATGTCACCATCAcagaaaatacaatttaaattatttttcttttttagatGGAGAATGTCCTTCTGACGGACCAAGGTAATGCTTGCTTAGTTTTCTGCACTGCAGTAGAGGACAACTCCAGAGGGCCATAGAACAAAAAATTAATATTTCAATCAAAATAAAGAACATTTAAAGACGCCTGGTATAACATATTTTGCACTACATCATCTTGCCACTCACTAGCTTGTACTCTTTTCGGATGCAGGGCATCTTCGCTTGGCTGACTTTGGACTCTCTCGTCGTCTTCAGCGCGGTGGAAGAGCGTTCACTATCTGTGGAACAATCCAGTACATGGGTAAGACATTTTGGAGGAGGAATAtagtgagagaagagggagtaCAGAAATGATACACTGGTAGAATGAATGAATTATACACCAGACACTGTAGTGAGCGGATTGTGGTAAATACTGTGGTCATCTCTTCTGATTGGACTAGCTCCTGAGGTCCTGAGTGGAGGTCCATACAACCATGCAGCCGATTGGTGGTCACTTGGAATCATGTTGTTCTCATTGGTTACTGGAAAGGTGAGGTCACAAACTCACATCTGTAGCCTAAATCTAAAGgttattatatttacatttagtcatttagcagacgctcttatccagagcgacttacagtaattacagggacattcccccgaggcaagtaggatgaagtgctttgcccaaggacacaaagtcatttggcacggacgggaatcgaaccagccaccttctgattactagcccgattctttaaccgctcagccacctgactccctaccctATATGTGTATGGGGAAACAATGCCGATCTCATGGTTGATCTCATGTTGTTATATCAGTTCCCAGTGCTTCCAGAGCCAGACCACTGCAAAATGCTGAAGAAAGTCAGAGGATTCCCCTACTCCATGCCCAGTACCTTCAGCCCCTCACTGGCCTTGCTGCTCACCGAGGTGTTTACTCCTTCATGGTTTTCACAGATATAGAAAGGATTTTTGCCCCCAAAAGTCTGTTCATTCTGTGTCTGTCAATGttcatctctctgcctctctttgtgAATCTAGCTCCTGTGCAAGAACCCAGCTTGCCGCCTGCATAGCCTCGAGCGTTTGAAGAAGCAGACGTTCTTCCGAGGCACTTCCTTCGACTCCCAGACGCTTCAGAAGAGGCCTGTTGAACTCATCCTCGAACTCAAAAACCACCCTGACCGGCCAGCTAAGGCCATGCGGGGCCTGTCCGTGGCCTACCTCCAGAACTTTGACTGTGACGTTCTCAGCTCGCCCAGCACCCCCACTGAGCTCTCCCCAACCCTGGTCAACATTGTTGAACACATAAAATAATTTCACTTCTGTGCCTGGAAATGAAACACTAACTGACTGTAAATACATAATTTGGAAATTTTACCACATTTtgtagaaatgtttttttttgttactgTCAGTGTTTTCTGTATGTAGGGTTCCTTTGTGGTGAGCTCCTCCTCTAATCTATCCATCTGCAAAAAGAGATTAGTTTGAAATGGAAAGTTACTGTATCTCCATAAAGGATCTTTCGTATGAGAAATGTAAAGGATTTTTAAGCATTAAGCTTAGTGTTCTCTGTGGAATCTCTTACATAAGCTACTTCATACTGTAAGTTCcacgttttgttgttgttgaagggAGCACTTGTTGTAGTTTCAGTATGGAGACTCATGTCAGTTGTCTGACTACAAAGCAGAAaattgcacaaattcatttttgTCAAATGAGAAATCAGGTATttgaaaaatagttttttttttgcatataCTGTATGCTCACACAAAATCTGTCTGTACTCTATATACCTGGATACATATATAGGATAGCCATCTTTCAGTCTTGATGTGACCTATTTGGGAGAATACTGACAAACCCATGGGGAGCAACCTTAATAGGAATGAAAATTGAAGACCAGATAAAGCAGCCAtcattaaatgtttttaatgaggAGAAAAAAGAATTACTGCCCCAACGGAGACAGCTAAATATATACGCTGGGCTCGCTCGGTGTACGACAGTATCTCCTGAATGGGAGTGTGtacactcctccctccactcgcTGACATTGAATTCCCCTTCAGGCCCTTGTCTTAGACAGGTCCACTCAGGCTACTGAAGCACCGGTACCAGTCCAATGACCTACATCCTTCTTCTGGTGAGGCGCTAGCTACAAAAGGCACACTGACCCACAATGATGAAGGAGTCCCCCTGTACAGCACAAGAATATGTCTACTGAGCTGTAATCACAGAGAATGTGACAGACAGGATTCCAGTCCTGCCGAAAATAGAGTTATGATCCCACTGTGCAATATT
This region includes:
- the rskra gene encoding ribosomal protein S6 kinase-related protein → MDKEVPKQERRRWRAWHGLVSNMGIFIGPSGLVTQHMVLGTRPPDHLLPPEHCLEKPGLEGPLPGFISIFLPEFPHRKFPGQDHFQILGFIAKGSFGPILKVKDKAEEKTYAVKVLPKSEILRHGVLEQSKEEVIIQRQVSHPFLHSLQDCWQTQRHLFIKCDYCSTGDLYTYWQLKGQFGEDEARVFAAELACALGCLYDFGIVHRDVKMENVLLTDQGHLRLADFGLSRRLQRGGRAFTICGTIQYMAPEVLSGGPYNHAADWWSLGIMLFSLVTGKFPVLPEPDHCKMLKKVRGFPYSMPSTFSPSLALLLTELLCKNPACRLHSLERLKKQTFFRGTSFDSQTLQKRPVELILELKNHPDRPAKAMRGLSVAYLQNFDCDVLSSPSTPTELSPTLVNIVEHIK